The proteins below come from a single Mauremys reevesii isolate NIE-2019 linkage group 6, ASM1616193v1, whole genome shotgun sequence genomic window:
- the S100Z gene encoding LOW QUALITY PROTEIN: protein S100-Z (The sequence of the model RefSeq protein was modified relative to this genomic sequence to represent the inferred CDS: inserted 1 base in 1 codon), producing the protein MLSEARPXKATWGQKLTPVHSRSVPLHNMPTQLENAMDTLIKIFHHYSGKEGDKYKLNKGELKQLLTSELTDFLSCQKDPQLVDKIMTDLDTNKDNEVDFNEFVILVAALSVACNDFFEEQLKQKEIGNDK; encoded by the exons ATGCTCAGTGAAGCCAGGC CGAAGGCCACTTGGGGACAGAAGCTCACACCTGTTCATTCCAG ATCTGTTCCACTCCACAATATGCCTACACAGCTGGAGAATGCTATGGACACCTTGATCAAGATTTTTCACCATTATTCAGGCAAAGAAGGGGACAAATACAAACTGAATAAAGGAGAACTCAAACAGCTCCTTACCAGCGAACTCACTGATTTCCTTTCA tgCCAAAAGGATCCCCAGCTGGTTGATAAGATCATGACAGATCTGGATACCAATAAAGACAATGAAGTGGATTTTAATGAATTTGTCATTCTGGTTGCTGCTTTGTCTGTAGCATGCAATGACTTCTTTGAGGAACAGCTAAAGCAAAAGGAAATTGGAAATGATAAGTAA